The region gtatagacaaccttgaagggaaactattgagaatggtagcagacactattgagaatggtagcagacagTAGTGCCACCCCTATTTTCTCCATATTTAACCAAAGCTTTAATGAGTGTGTGTCCACAGGTGTGGAAGAAATCTAAAGTAATTCCACTGCTTAAAAATAGTATtgcacttttttagttactacatgaatccatgtgttatttcatcgttttgacgtcttcactattattatacaatgtagaaaatagtaaaaataaagaaaaacccttgaatgagtaggcatgtcaggtcgcagttgtaaatgagaacttgttctcaactagcctacctggttaaattaaggtgaaataaaaaaaatgtccaaacccttgactggtactgtatattattcttTGATGTCCTTGTCTagaactgttctgtactttgtcatgtagtagtacattttatgtggaccccaggaagattagctgctaCATgggcagtagctaatggggaaccAAATAAACTAAACAGACATGGACCTCTATCTCCCTCTAGTGGAGAGAACTGGGAATACAATGATGTGCTGTAGTATACATGGACACTTCCAGAAATACTGTCTGTGATGAGACTCCATATGATTTGGACCTCACAGACTTGTGGAGTAATTCATTTTTCCCCCTTCATTTCCTACAGCAGTATAGTAATGTAGAGAAGTAAGTAAACAATTAAAATGTGTGATTGAATCTATTCCTGGAGACTAGCAGTAATTACAATGATCATAACTTGTAATGTTTGGTGCCTGCTCAACATGTGTGTTAATCTACTGGGTACTTAGTGTAGCCAATCAGAGAGAACGCAACAGCAAGACAATCTGAGGCTCTGGACGTCTCTGTCACATAGAAGTCTTTTGTCTAAATGTAAAAGCTTTTCCCCTGTACAGACAGTCAGTATTCCCCTGTGCAGACTGTCAGTATTCCCCTGTGCAGACAGTCAGTATTCCCCTGTGCAGACTGTCAGTATTCCCCTGTGCAGACAGTCAGTATTCCCCTGTGCAGACAGTCAGTATTCCCCTGTGCAGACAGTCAGTATTCCCCTGTGCAGACTGTCAGTATTCCCCTGTGCAGACAGTCAGTTATTCCCCTGTGCAAGACCAGTCAGTATGTGTATGAACTCAGAAagtctctgttgtgtgtggtgtgtgtgtcgtgtgtgtttatAATGTACTCTTGCCACATCTTGCGAGCTGTTGGTCCTTGCAGCCTCCAGAAGTGCATCACCTGGAAAGAAGACTCATGTCCTTTTAGTATCTTTAGCAGacagtgtgtgtacacacacacacacacacacacacacacacacacacacacacacacacacacacacacacacacacacacacacacacacacacacacctttcgtATCAGAGTCCTTCTTGAGGCAGAAGGCCATGGCTGCAGCGGACAGTACCCCAGCAGAGGCCAGTGCGTACGGGCGGCTGCTCCCGCTCTCTCCCCCGGTCCTTCCCCCGCTCTGTTCCCAGTactggttgttgttgttgcgtCCCTTGGAAGCCAGAGAGGCCCAGGAGCTCCTGCGATCCTGGAGGTTAGAGAGCCACCTGGGGGCCAGATGGTGATACTGTATGTTCAGGCTCACACTCTGGCCTTTCGCCTCCTCGCTCAGAATTCCTCTACGGGAGACACGGGAGGTAGAAACGATGGGGTTCCGGTTGGCGTCCGCTTTATCGAGGATGATGTGGTTCCTCGCGGCGTCCTTTGTGCTTGTCTGGAGCACACGGCACGGCGAAAGGCTGCGCGACCTTCGCATGAAGATCCGCGGTGGAACCGAAGACAACATTGCGGGAAAACACGCGAACCGTGCAACGTTAAGCCTGATGATAGTACTTACTAAAAACGACAACGCCTTTAATTGAAGTCTACTGCCGTTATTCCGCCTATAGACCGTTATTTATCTGCTAATGGTTGACAGCAGCGACAGAACAAAAACAACCCAAGCATGGGTTGTCACTGGAACATGAACTGCATCATGGGAATAATAGTTTTTTTCCTACAGAAACTAACTGGCTCCACTTCCTGGTATCGCAGAGGCTACTCCAGCACCTCTTATGAAGGTTAACTCTGGATTTATTCATAGTCTTAAAATGTTCCacacacaacttcatctaaatCAATCCCCATATGAAAAAATTTACMTTTGTTCTGCTttataacaaacaaaacaactttCTCCTTCGCTATGATTCGCCACCAGATGGCGTTCAGATCCTGTGGCACTGCCGAGGCTGGATAACGCAACAAACACGTGTTGTGTCGCAGCAGTCAGCAGTCACTAGGCCTAATACAAGCACGAATAGCCTATAGGGGCTGGTGCTAGCCAAKATTGAGTGAACTGCTGGGGAAAACTTCAGGAGATGCAGTATTTAATTGTTGTATTTCGTTTCCTTAGGGAGATGAGAATATTGAGTAGAATTTAGACCTTCCTTCTCactggtccacactccagtccagttggtggcggtgatgcaccttaaagttggttgtcaACCACCATATAAAATCCCCAGAAGAAGAACGCTGGCCACAATGTGGGAGCTTAGGAAATGTACAGTGTACATTCAATAGGAAAACAACATATTTGTTGGAGACATCTATAACCCAGGGTCAACCATTTGATCACATACACCATTCAAATATAACTTTACAGATCAACCTTTAATGTTGGCTACATATCACAAGACTCTTCACAGTTGATCaccctgtaaaatatattttatttgcctTTTGTATTTTTCAGAATAGCTCCTGTTTTCCCCAGTCCATTCACTATGGCAGCACAGAGACATGCTATGGTGCTCCCAGTCCATTCACTATGGCAGCACAGAGACATGCTATGGTGTTCCCAGTCCCATGTCCACTATGGCAGCACAAGAAATGCTATGGGTGCTCCAGTCCATTCACTATGGCAGCACAGAGACATGCTATGGGTCGTCCCAGTCCATTCACTATGGCAGCACAGAGAGACTGCTATGCTGCTCCACAGTCCATTCACTATGGCAGCGACACAGAGACATGCTATGGTGTTCCCAGTCCATTCACTATGGCAGCACAGAGACATGCTATGGTGTTCCCCAGTCCATTCACTATGGCAGCACAGAGACATGCTATGTGTGCCCCAGTCCATTTCCTATGGCAGCACAGAGACATGCTATGGTGCTTCCCAGTCCATTCACTATGGCAGCACAGAGACATGCTATGGTGTTTCCGTCCATTCACTATGGCAGCACAGAGACATGCTATGGTGTCCAGTCCATTCACTATGCAGCACAGAGACATGCTATGGTGTTCCCCAGTCCATTCACTATGCAGCACAGAGAATGCATGGTGCTCAGTCCATTCACTATGGCAGGCCAGAGACATGCATGGTGTTTCCCAGTCCATTCACTATGGCAGCACAGAGACATGCTATGGTGTTCCCAGTCCCATTCACTATGGCAGCACAGAGACATGCTATGGTGCTCCCCAGTCCATTCATATGGACAGCACAGAGATATGCTATGGTGCTCCCAGTCCATTCACTATGGCAGCACAGAGACATGCTATGTGCTCCAGTCCATTCCTATGGCAGCACAGAGATTGGCTATGCTGCTCCAGATGTCCATTCACTATGGCAGCACAGAGATATGCTATGGTGCTCCCAGTCCATTCACTATGGCAAGCACAGAGACATGCTAGGTGTTCCCAGTCCATAACATGGCAGCCAAGACATGCTATGGTGTTCCTTCCATTCCCTATGGCAGCACAAGACATGCCTATGGTGTTCCCCAGTCCATTCATCTATGGCAGCACAGAGACATGCTATGGCGCTCCCAAGTCCATTCACTATGGCAGCACAGAGACATGCTATGGTGTTCCCAGTCCATTCACTATGGCAGCACAGAGAAACATGCCTATAACTGCTCCCAGTCCATTCACTATGGCAGCACAGAGACATGCTATGCATGTCTTCCAGTCCATTTCACTATGGCAGCACAGAGACATGCTATGGTGTTCCCAGTCCATTCACTATGGCAGCACAAGAGACATGCTATGGTGCCTCCAGTCCATTCACTATGGCAAGCACAGAGACATGCTATGGTGCTCCCAGTCCATTCGACTATGGCAGCACAGAGACATGCTATGGTGTTCCCAGTCCATTCACTATGGCAGCACAGAGACATGCTATGTGTTCCCAGTCCATTCACTATGGCAGCACAGAGACATGCTATGGTGCTCCCAGTCCATTCACTACGGCAGCACAGAGACATGCTATGGTGCTCCCAGTCCATTCACTATGGCAGCACAGAGACATGCTATGGTGTTCCAGTCCATCACTTATGGCAGCACAGAGACATGCTATGCTGCTCCCAGTCCATTCCCTATGGCAGCACAGAGATATGCTATGCTGCCTTCCCAGTCCATTCACTACGGCAGCACAGAGACATGCTATCCTGCTCCCAGTCCATTCCCATGGCAGCACAGAGATATGCTATGCTGCTCCGTGTCCATCCCTATGGCAAGCACAGAGATATCGCTATGGGCTGCTCCCAGTCCATTCACTATGGCAGCACAGAGACATGCTATGGTGCTCTATACAGTTATTTGACCATATGACCTCACCTGAGTGTCTAAATAAACAGTCTCACCTGAGAGTCTAAATAAACAGTCTCACCTGAGAGTGTAAATAAACAGTCTCACCTGAGAGTCTAAATAAACAGTCTCACCTGAGAGTCTAAAAAAACAGTCTTGCTGTGAAATCCAAAATTCCTAAGAAGTTGCTGTTGCAGTAATCCCAAACAATGTTAATGTAGGGGCGGCCCTATAGCCTAATCCTTAGAGGAGAAATCACATGCAGAGAGCATTGTTCATTTGCTGGTCTCTTGATAAACTTTTGACAAAGGCTATGGGGCTGTTCTGGCCAATGTTTGAAATATTAAGAAAAATTAAGGATAATTTAAACATATATAGTTTGCTCTGTGTGCTTGCCTCAGTATAAATACCTGAGACAGTCACTACCAGGTGTGGATGAGAGAACATGGCAATTCCAAGAGACGGAAATAGTTTTCCTTTATAGAGTTTAAAAAGTTTCGACATTTTTCTCCACATGGGGAGAGAAAGCACACGTGGCAttcatccaaacacacacatctcattccgccaaacacacacatctcattCCGCCAAACACAAAACCATAGCTCAAAGCCAAGAGGAAATGTGTCACTATTGCCTTACTGCCTTTCCACTTCTTAAATGAACTCTGTTCTGTTCCCAGACTAATAAATATAAAGTCATTAAAACTGTAGCCTACCCAGGCCTGATATATAAGACACCAGACTAAGGAACTTATTCAGGCATAAAATATCAGAGACATGTGGCGTATCATCCCATTGGAGATGTGTCTTTCTTTGTAAGGAATTGACATTAAGTCTTAAAGGCACTTGCCCATTCCGGCAAGTCAGSACTATTTTTGGGTTGCCCGAAGAGTATCATCATTTATGGAATTTTTTGATTCCCCCTTATGTGTACATTCTAATAAACAAGGAttccaaaaggattcttcggctgtccccatagaataaccctttttggtttcacgtagaaccctttttggttccatagGTGAGTGTAGGCTACTGGTCTGTACATCGCCATAGGTGAGTGTAGGCTACTGGTCTGTACATCGCCATAGGTGAGTGTAGGCTGCTGGTCTGTACATCGCCATAGGTGAGTGTAGGCTACTGGTCTGTACATCGCCATAGGTGAGTGTAGGCTACTGGTCTGTACATCGCCATAGGTGAGTATAGGCTACTGGTTTTGTTTAACGTTTCTAAAGTAGCCTAAAGGCATTCTCCCAATAGCCATATCCCACAATAACGGTTATGTTGTTGAAATGGCAAGAAAAATAGTGAGAAAATAAACGACACCAGCAAAAAAAAGGTGGAGTAGGGAGGAGAGTACACGTCAGCTTATTGGACCAGGCGCGCTGATATCTGGTCCCTGATACAGGGACGTACGTGCGTGCGTCRGTCCGAGTGTGCACGTAGCCGAGTGGGCGGTTGTCAATCTTTCAttgcttctctgtgtgtctcaAACGCTTTCTTCTATTCGTCACACTGCACCATCAACCCCCGACGACGTCGAGTGACCATAGGTGGGCACACAGCGACGCAGGGGAACTGAAATGTAAACGCGCAACAATTGATCATAACCATCCGACTTGTCAGCCTCTCATCTCTAGTGGAGTCGTGGTGAGACAGCGGACACATATGTCTCACTTAAATAGCTACTGTGGACCATATTGAACTGAAATTGATTCACGCCAGAGGGTCAATAATGTTATAAGATAAACGCCGGAATGTTTATATAGTTTCTATGAAAACTGtagattttcttatttttataccCGTGTttttgtgcgttcttcgtgtttgtTCAGCAACTCTCCTTTCTAAGCACACATAATCACAATACGCGGATTGCGTGCTCACTGTGTGTGATAAAGAAATCACATTATAGGAATAATTCACTCAGAGGATAGAGGTGTAACGTTACGTCGTTTAGCTCAGTCACTCCTCACCGGCGCCGGTTCGTCCCAGTCTGCTTCGGGTCTCTCCGCCATCGGGAGTTTCCCTYCCTCGGTTTGGTCCCATCGTTGTTCTTCCCAGTGAACTGCAGAAGAGCGAGCTCGCGCTACCCGGTAAAATATTATGTCGGTGTTGATCCCGGATGACCGGTCATTCAGCAGCTTCAAGGAGGAGTGCGGGAGTGAGGAGGGCTGGAGTCTGACCTACAATAAGCCGGACATGACTGTGTGGACCCAGACTATAGGAGGCGACGAGGAGAAGTCACTCCACAAGATCAAGGTGAGAACAGGGTAGGCCGGTACTCAGGTGAATGGAAAATGTGAGGAATAGAGGACAACATATGGGTTACCTCGGTCACACAGTCCCATAGCACAAGTCATAATGTCCTAAACTGAAACCCTTTCATAATATTACTCAGAGGAGGGCAAGGACGTGGTATTTACAGGGGAAAAGGACATCTAGATCGTTAAAGTTTTGGACCGGGGCCAGGGTCAGGTGTGTGCTGTATGTATCCGGGTCTGTGGCAGGATAGCGGACAAACAGGTGTTATCACATGGAGTTGTTTGAGGAagggtggagggaggtggagagaggtggaggatggggagaggaaatgtgtgtactgtacacaTGATTAATCAGCTCTGACGTCACACTGTTGGAGCAGGCTACTGTaaactcaggtgtgtgtgtgtgagaccagtTATGTGTGATGTAAGAAGCTGCAGGTGGAAGTCTTGTTCTGTTTCCCACAGAGAGTCCTGCTCTGCAACCTGTGAGTGCAGGTACATTAACTGACACATTACATTTGACAGACATGACCGTCAGTTTTGTCACCTGGTGGGCTGGTGGTCATAGAGAAGGAAACATATGGGAGGTAGGCAGTCAACCTGTTATGTTAGCTGTCATCTATCTGTCATCTATCTGTCATCTATCTGTCTCTTAAGTGTCCGTTTGCCTGATTTGCGTACTGTCACAGAGTGCGTARTGTCACAGAGTGCGTACTGTCACAGAGTGCGTACTGTCACAGAGTGCGTACTGTCACAGAGTGCGTACTGTCACAGAGTGTGTAATGTGTGCTTAAGGAGAGgccttgtctctctctgcactcaTAGCCATTGGGGATAAAGGTGTGagactgtatgttttgtgtttttgctcAGTTAACGAGAGAGCAGGATACACTGATGGGAGTAGCCCTCAAACCTTTACAtccttgtgtgtgtctctctgtttgtgtgtgtgtgtgtgtgtgcgctcaggAGGCAGTGATGCTATGATCCTGTTCTTCTATTTCTAGATTTGGATAAAAGCACAGATGCTCTCCCAGCTGATACATGtggaaagtgtgtgagtgtgatatCCAGTCTGTCGTAGTGTTCCCCCTGAGGGGGCTGTCGTAGTGTTCCCCCTGAGGGGGCTGTCGTAGTGTTCCCCCTGAGGGGGCTGTCGTAGTGTTCCCCTGAGCGGGGCTTGTCCGTAGTTGTTCCCCCTGAGGGGGCTGTTCGTGTTTTCACCCACTTGAGGGGGCTGGTCGTGTGTTCCCTGGCTTACGTTCCCCCTGAAGGGGCGCTGTCGTAGCCTAGGGTTCAGTGTTCCCTGGGGGGTGCGAGTTCCCCCTGAGGGGGCTTGTCGTAGTGCCCCTAGAGGTCGTGTTCCCTGAGGGCTGTCAGTGTCCCCTGAGGGGGCTTGTGTTTCCTGGCTTCCGTAAGCCTGCTGGGCTTCTAGTTCCCCTGAGGGGCTGCTCGTAGTGTTCCGCCTGAGGGGGCTGTCGTAGTGTTCACCCCTGAGGGCGGTCGTAGTGTTCTCCCTGAGGGGGCTGTCGTAGTGTTTTCTCCCTGAGGGGGCTGTCGTAGTGTTCTCCGCTGAGGGGCTGCGTAGTGTTCTCCCTGAGTGGGCTGTCGTAGTGTTCTGAGCGCCTAGGGTGTTCCTGTAG is a window of Salvelinus sp. IW2-2015 unplaced genomic scaffold, ASM291031v2 Un_scaffold5012, whole genome shotgun sequence DNA encoding:
- the LOC112077876 gene encoding uncharacterized protein isoform X2, whose product is MLSSVPPRIFMRRSRSLSPCRVLQTSTKDAARNHIILDKADANRNPIVSTSRVSRRGILSEEAKGQSVSLNIQYHHLAPRWLSNLQDRRSSWASLASKGRNNNNQYWEQSGGRTGGESGSSRPYALASAGVLSAAAMAFCLKKDSDTKGDALLEAARTNSSQDVARLLGEGVEPNHRHRLGWTSLMVAAMNRQHSYL
- the LOC112077876 gene encoding uncharacterized protein isoform X1; this translates as MLSSVPPRIFMRRSRSLSPCRVLQTSTKDAARNHIILDKADANRNPIVSTSRVSRRGILSEEAKGQSVSLNIQYHHLAPRWLSNLQDRRSSWASLASKGRNNNNQYWEQSGGRTGGESGSSRPYALASAGVLSAAAMAFCLKKDSDTKGDALLEAARTNSSQDVARLLGEGVEPNHRHRLGWTSLMVAAMNRQHRSEREQCVCPALPVLTLSHTDILPQ